From Micromonospora nigra, one genomic window encodes:
- a CDS encoding ParA family protein — protein MIPLRRSPSPAVRFEAGVPQQPTPDTALEATPPVTADDTPGTSVTPPGTESAYVSRETPTREEDDPPLAMEAMRAVQILNPSGEVTMPRPDRTRVMGVANQKGGVGKTTTTVNLAVALALHGNRVLVVDLDPQGNASTGLNVPHHTGVPDVYDCLINSVPLEEVAQGVEGIPNLWCVPATIDLAGAEIELVSVVARESRLARAIAAYPGHFDYVFIDCPPSLGLLTVNALVAAQEVLIPIQCEYYALEGLNQLINNINLVRQHLNPKLEVSTILLTMYDRRTRLADAVEQDVRNHFGDKVLQAVIPRNVRVSEAPSYGQSVMTYDPGSRGATSYFEAAQEIAERGVKEPVSRNA, from the coding sequence GTGATCCCGCTGCGTCGCAGCCCCTCTCCGGCGGTACGGTTCGAAGCGGGAGTACCACAGCAGCCGACCCCCGACACGGCGCTGGAGGCGACCCCGCCGGTAACCGCGGACGACACGCCAGGAACATCGGTTACTCCCCCCGGAACCGAGTCCGCGTACGTTTCACGTGAAACCCCGACGCGCGAAGAGGATGACCCACCGTTGGCTATGGAGGCGATGCGCGCCGTGCAGATCCTGAATCCCAGTGGCGAGGTGACGATGCCTCGCCCGGACCGGACGCGGGTCATGGGCGTCGCTAATCAGAAGGGCGGCGTGGGCAAGACCACGACGACCGTGAACCTGGCGGTGGCGTTGGCCCTGCACGGGAACCGGGTGCTCGTGGTCGACCTCGACCCCCAGGGAAACGCGTCGACCGGGCTGAACGTCCCCCACCACACGGGGGTGCCCGACGTGTACGACTGCCTGATCAACAGCGTGCCCCTGGAGGAGGTGGCCCAGGGCGTGGAGGGCATCCCGAACCTCTGGTGCGTACCCGCGACCATCGACCTCGCCGGCGCGGAGATCGAGCTGGTGTCGGTGGTGGCCCGGGAGTCCCGGCTGGCTCGCGCGATCGCCGCATACCCGGGGCACTTCGACTACGTCTTCATCGACTGCCCGCCCTCCCTCGGCCTGTTGACGGTCAACGCGTTGGTCGCCGCGCAGGAGGTGCTGATCCCGATCCAGTGCGAGTACTACGCCCTGGAGGGCCTCAACCAGTTGATCAACAACATCAATCTGGTTCGTCAGCACCTGAACCCGAAGCTCGAGGTGTCCACCATCCTGCTCACCATGTACGACCGGCGTACCCGGCTCGCCGACGCCGTCGAGCAGGACGTGCGCAATCACTTCGGCGACAAGGTTCTCCAAGCGGTCATTCCCCGCAACGTCCGGGTCTCCGAGGCACCGAGTTACGGCCAGTCGGTGATGACCTACGATCCCGGGTCGCGGGGAGCGACAAGCTACTTCGAGGCTGCCCAGGAGATCGCCGAGCGCGGTGTCAAGGAGCCGGTGAGCCGGAATGCGTAG
- a CDS encoding ParB/RepB/Spo0J family partition protein, producing the protein MKNRPRGGLGRGLGALIPTGPAPDTGTPPPAIVAGSAVDGVADRDESPAEVVSAAPAPPEPSLSPVPGARFAEIPVDSIVPNPKQPRQVFDEEALEELKTSIQEVGFLQPIVVRQLDEEKFELVMGERRWRAAQAVGRDSIPAIVRDTRDDAMLRDALLENIHRANLNPLEEAAAYQQLLDEFGATHEELARRIGRSRPQISNTIRLLNLPPQVQRRVAAGVLSAGHARALLSLDEPAAQDQLALRIVAEGLSVRATEEIVALSLSDGTSKKEAARRRPKPHAPALTDLADRLSDRFDTRVKVDIGRSKGKITIEFATVDDLERIVGIIGVGQEEEPEA; encoded by the coding sequence ATGAAGAACCGTCCTCGGGGCGGTCTGGGTAGGGGCCTGGGGGCACTCATCCCGACCGGGCCGGCACCTGACACTGGCACGCCCCCACCGGCAATCGTGGCGGGGTCGGCGGTCGACGGCGTAGCCGACCGGGATGAGTCACCTGCGGAGGTGGTGTCCGCCGCCCCTGCCCCGCCGGAGCCGTCGCTGAGCCCCGTGCCGGGTGCCCGGTTCGCCGAGATCCCGGTGGACTCGATCGTGCCGAACCCGAAGCAGCCCCGGCAGGTCTTCGACGAGGAGGCGTTGGAGGAGCTGAAGACCTCCATTCAGGAGGTCGGCTTCCTCCAGCCGATCGTCGTCCGTCAACTCGACGAGGAGAAGTTCGAACTCGTCATGGGCGAGCGGCGGTGGCGGGCCGCCCAGGCGGTCGGACGGGACAGCATTCCCGCGATCGTCCGCGACACCCGTGACGACGCCATGCTGCGGGATGCCCTGCTGGAGAACATCCACCGGGCGAACCTCAATCCGCTGGAAGAAGCCGCCGCCTACCAACAGCTCCTCGACGAGTTCGGTGCCACCCACGAGGAACTGGCCCGCCGGATCGGACGCAGCCGCCCGCAGATCTCGAACACGATCCGGCTGCTCAACCTGCCACCGCAGGTGCAGCGGAGGGTCGCAGCCGGCGTCCTCTCGGCCGGCCACGCCAGGGCACTGTTGAGTCTCGACGAGCCTGCGGCCCAGGATCAGCTCGCGCTCCGCATCGTGGCCGAGGGACTGTCGGTCCGGGCAACGGAGGAGATCGTGGCGCTGTCGTTGAGCGACGGCACCTCGAAGAAGGAGGCGGCCCGCCGCCGTCCGAAGCCTCACGCCCCCGCACTGACCGATCTGGCGGACCGTCTTTCCGATCGCTTCGACACCAGAGTGAAAGTCGACATCGGTCGCAGCAAGGGCAAGATCACGATCGAGTTCGCCACCGTTGACGACCTGGAGCGAATCGTCGGCATCATCGGTGTCGGGCAGGAAGAGGAACCCGAGGCCTGA
- the yidC gene encoding membrane protein insertase YidC: protein MSLDWIYYAISWILLAWHSAWDAVGVPVGEVLGTNWSWILAIIFLVVTVRVILFPVFVKQIKSQRAMQALQPQVKALQEKHKGDRETLQKEMMELYRKEKANPLMGCLPMFLQIPVFLGLFHVLRRLNPDPEKNNKDLYGWTVDQFNSASEATLFTAPIASKFGSTAEELAQLGANSTTVKIMAGILVLVMMGTTYLTSRQMILKTGWAEDPQQRMIQRLMLYGIPLSLLISGAIFPIGVIIYWVTNNLFTLGQQQWVLRKFPPPVTATSKPGTPAQPARAGGLFGRGKAATPAPAAKPAAPKVAGPKPGAKPANPKKGRPAKRQG, encoded by the coding sequence TTGAGTCTCGACTGGATCTACTACGCGATTTCGTGGATCCTGCTGGCCTGGCATTCGGCCTGGGACGCCGTCGGAGTTCCGGTCGGTGAGGTCCTCGGCACCAACTGGTCCTGGATCCTGGCCATCATCTTCCTGGTGGTCACCGTCCGGGTGATCCTGTTCCCCGTCTTCGTGAAGCAGATCAAGTCGCAGCGGGCGATGCAGGCGCTCCAGCCGCAGGTCAAGGCGCTACAGGAGAAGCACAAGGGTGACCGGGAGACGCTCCAGAAGGAGATGATGGAGCTCTATCGGAAGGAAAAGGCCAACCCGCTCATGGGCTGCCTTCCGATGTTCCTCCAGATCCCGGTCTTCCTCGGCCTGTTCCACGTGCTCCGCCGGCTCAACCCGGATCCGGAGAAGAACAACAAGGATCTGTACGGCTGGACGGTCGACCAGTTCAACAGCGCGTCCGAGGCCACGCTGTTCACCGCGCCCATCGCCAGCAAGTTCGGTTCCACCGCCGAGGAACTCGCCCAGCTCGGTGCCAACAGCACCACCGTGAAGATCATGGCCGGCATCCTGGTCCTGGTCATGATGGGCACCACCTACCTGACCAGCCGTCAGATGATCCTCAAGACCGGCTGGGCGGAGGACCCGCAGCAACGGATGATCCAGCGCCTGATGCTCTACGGCATCCCGCTGTCGCTGTTGATCTCCGGTGCCATCTTCCCCATCGGTGTGATCATCTACTGGGTCACCAACAACCTCTTCACCCTCGGCCAGCAGCAGTGGGTCCTGCGCAAGTTCCCGCCCCCGGTGACGGCCACCAGCAAGCCGGGCACCCCGGCGCAACCGGCCCGAGCCGGTGGGCTGTTCGGCCGAGGCAAGGCCGCCACCCCGGCCCCGGCCGCCAAGCCGGCAGCGCCCAAGGTCGCCGGGCCGAAGCCGGGTGCCAAGCCGGCCAACCCGAAGAAGGGACGCCCCGCCAAGCGGCAGGGCTGA
- a CDS encoding protein jag — MTDTSIPRADQSLDDEETTPAATGDEDGETTAEAGTREKKAPAESDLFRQSEIAADYVEGLLDILDYDGDIDELVSGGRPVVEVVGGRLQNLVGQRGATLEALQELARLAVFRQTGTPSRLLLDVGGYRANRRKELGAVARNAVEKVKEHGEPVRLEPMSAFERKCVHDVVNAMSGVESESEGVEPNRRIVVRPAD, encoded by the coding sequence GTGACCGACACCAGCATCCCCCGCGCCGACCAGTCTCTGGACGACGAGGAGACCACTCCCGCCGCTACGGGCGACGAGGACGGCGAGACAACCGCCGAGGCGGGCACGCGGGAGAAGAAGGCCCCGGCCGAGAGCGACCTGTTCCGGCAGAGCGAGATCGCCGCCGACTACGTCGAGGGGCTGCTCGACATCCTCGACTACGACGGCGACATCGACGAACTGGTCTCCGGCGGTCGCCCGGTGGTCGAGGTCGTCGGCGGGCGTCTGCAGAACCTGGTCGGCCAGCGGGGTGCCACCCTGGAGGCCCTCCAGGAGTTGGCCCGACTGGCCGTGTTCAGGCAGACCGGCACCCCGAGCCGGCTGCTGCTCGACGTGGGCGGCTACCGCGCCAACCGGCGCAAGGAACTCGGCGCCGTCGCCCGCAACGCCGTCGAGAAGGTGAAGGAGCACGGGGAGCCGGTGCGCCTGGAGCCGATGTCGGCGTTCGAGCGCAAGTGCGTCCACGACGTGGTCAACGCGATGAGCGGTGTGGAGAGCGAGTCGGAGGGCGTGGAGCCCAACCGACGCATCGTCGTGCGGCCGGCGGACTGA
- the yidD gene encoding membrane protein insertion efficiency factor YidD, whose translation MLSGPIIAYRRWISPALPARCRFYPSCSAYALEAVARHGAFRGAGLTVRRLLRCHPFHPGGYDPVPEPGGRRRADVTGA comes from the coding sequence GTGCTGAGCGGCCCCATCATCGCGTACCGTCGGTGGATAAGTCCGGCCCTGCCGGCCCGCTGTCGGTTCTACCCGTCGTGCAGCGCGTACGCCCTGGAGGCGGTGGCGCGACACGGCGCGTTCCGGGGAGCCGGCCTGACGGTCCGGCGGTTGTTGCGCTGCCACCCCTTCCACCCAGGTGGATACGACCCGGTGCCGGAGCCGGGCGGCCGCCGCCGTGCCGATGTGACTGGAGCCTGA
- the rsmG gene encoding 16S rRNA (guanine(527)-N(7))-methyltransferase RsmG produces MAGPGGTPPGPSPVRPSPTDAVLPPHLAEAARTLFGDRLELAAAYAELLATDGVVRGLIGPREAPRIWDRHLLNCAAVADRLPTEATVLDVGSGAGLPGLVLAIARPDLAVTLVEPLARRTSFLIEVVQQLGLTRSVRVFRGRAEEAATGSAGAGPLSGDVVTARAVAPLDRLAGWCLPLVVPGGRLVALKGASAVDEITEHAAAVDRLGGGVPTLHLCGSGLIDPPTTVVEIVRERVVRPRSAAKKKSRGGRSRRG; encoded by the coding sequence GTGGCCGGCCCGGGCGGCACACCGCCCGGGCCGTCGCCTGTGCGGCCCTCGCCCACCGACGCGGTGCTGCCGCCCCACCTGGCTGAAGCGGCCCGGACCCTGTTCGGCGATCGGCTGGAACTGGCCGCCGCGTACGCCGAACTGCTCGCCACCGACGGCGTGGTGCGCGGGCTGATCGGGCCGCGGGAGGCTCCCCGGATCTGGGATCGCCACCTGCTGAACTGCGCCGCCGTCGCCGACCGGCTCCCCACCGAAGCGACCGTGCTCGACGTCGGCTCCGGCGCGGGTCTGCCGGGGCTGGTACTGGCGATCGCCCGGCCCGACCTCGCGGTCACCCTCGTCGAGCCACTTGCCCGACGCACCTCGTTCCTGATCGAGGTGGTGCAGCAGCTCGGGCTCACGAGGTCCGTCCGGGTGTTCCGTGGTCGGGCCGAGGAGGCGGCGACCGGATCAGCCGGGGCCGGTCCGCTCAGCGGTGACGTGGTGACCGCCCGGGCCGTGGCCCCGCTCGACCGGCTCGCGGGCTGGTGCCTGCCGTTGGTCGTGCCGGGGGGACGCCTCGTGGCGCTCAAGGGTGCCTCGGCCGTCGATGAGATCACGGAGCACGCCGCCGCTGTCGATCGGCTCGGCGGCGGCGTGCCGACCCTGCATCTCTGCGGCTCGGGCCTCATCGATCCGCCGACCACCGTGGTGGAGATCGTGCGCGAACGGGTCGTCCGCCCCCGGTCCGCGGCGAAGAAGAAGTCCAGGGGCGGGCGGTCCCGCCGGGGCTGA
- the dnaA gene encoding chromosomal replication initiator protein DnaA — MTGTTDLAAVWTATTDELADEIISAQQRAYLRLTRLRAIVEDTVLLSVPDAFTRDVIESRLRPAITEALSRRLGRSIQVAVTVRVPEDGSGRPAGTVYRSAPEQSAGPAGFGDEPGGFDGRPPHPGRQLPLIPGQAQPERAEPPTDRVVVDGDHGSGPAGQEALFSTAFAEPPHPDRPPHPERRGFDERAARLDPLPAEPRSFDGHYREDAGISPRDQHVIRPMPRDGDTDSGPGRGGRDHRSGLRDDRRLPTGADAGGNRLNPKYMFETFVIGSSNRFAHAASVAVAESPAKAYNPLFIYGSSGLGKTHLLHAIGHYATTLGNARSVRYVSTEEFTNDFINSLRDDKTSAFQRRYRDVDILLIDDIQFLENRERTQEEFFHTFNTLHNANKQIVITSDRSPKQLATLEDRLRTRFEWGLLADIQPPDLETRIAILQKKAAQERLYAPPDVLEFIASRVSNSIRELEGALIRVTAFASLTRSTVELSLAEEVLRDFIPDGAGPEITADQIMVSTADYFGVSLEDLRGHSRSRVLVNARQVAMYLCRELTDLSLPRIGQAFGGRDHTTVMHADRKIRQQMAERRSLYNQIAELTNRIKQTT; from the coding sequence GTGACCGGTACGACCGACCTTGCCGCGGTGTGGACGGCTACGACCGACGAGCTCGCCGACGAGATCATCTCCGCCCAGCAGCGCGCCTATCTGCGGCTGACCCGGTTGCGAGCCATCGTCGAGGACACCGTCCTGCTCTCCGTGCCCGACGCCTTCACCCGTGACGTGATCGAGTCCCGGCTGCGCCCGGCCATCACCGAGGCGCTGAGCCGCCGGCTGGGCCGGTCCATCCAGGTGGCGGTGACCGTCCGGGTTCCCGAGGACGGCTCCGGCCGGCCGGCCGGCACGGTCTACCGGAGCGCCCCCGAGCAGTCCGCCGGCCCGGCGGGCTTCGGCGACGAGCCCGGCGGCTTCGACGGCCGCCCGCCCCACCCGGGTCGGCAGCTGCCGCTCATCCCGGGGCAGGCACAGCCCGAACGCGCCGAACCGCCCACCGACCGCGTCGTGGTCGACGGCGACCACGGCTCCGGCCCCGCCGGCCAGGAGGCACTGTTCAGCACCGCCTTCGCCGAACCGCCGCACCCCGACCGGCCGCCGCACCCCGAGCGGCGCGGCTTCGACGAGCGGGCCGCCCGCCTCGACCCGCTGCCCGCCGAGCCCCGGTCGTTCGACGGCCACTACCGCGAGGACGCGGGCATCTCGCCACGCGACCAGCACGTGATCCGGCCGATGCCGCGCGACGGCGACACCGACAGCGGGCCGGGCCGGGGCGGCAGGGACCACCGCTCGGGGTTACGCGACGACCGGCGGCTGCCGACGGGTGCGGACGCCGGCGGCAACCGGCTCAACCCGAAGTACATGTTCGAGACGTTCGTCATCGGTTCGTCCAACCGGTTCGCCCACGCGGCGAGCGTGGCGGTGGCCGAGTCGCCGGCGAAGGCGTACAACCCGCTGTTCATCTACGGCAGCTCGGGGCTGGGCAAGACGCACCTGCTGCACGCCATCGGGCACTATGCGACGACGCTCGGCAACGCCCGCTCGGTCCGGTACGTCTCGACCGAGGAGTTCACCAACGACTTCATCAACTCGCTGCGGGACGACAAGACCAGCGCGTTCCAGCGCCGTTACCGCGACGTCGACATCCTCCTGATCGACGACATCCAGTTCCTGGAGAACCGCGAGCGGACCCAGGAGGAGTTCTTCCACACCTTCAACACGCTGCACAACGCGAACAAGCAGATCGTGATCACCTCCGACCGGTCGCCGAAGCAGCTCGCGACACTGGAGGACCGGCTGCGGACCCGGTTCGAGTGGGGCCTGCTCGCCGACATCCAACCGCCGGATCTGGAGACCCGGATCGCGATCCTGCAGAAGAAGGCCGCCCAGGAGCGCCTGTACGCCCCGCCGGACGTGCTGGAGTTCATCGCCTCGCGGGTGTCGAACTCGATCCGGGAGTTGGAGGGGGCCCTGATCCGGGTCACCGCGTTCGCCAGCCTGACCCGCTCGACCGTGGAGCTGTCGCTGGCCGAGGAGGTGCTGCGGGACTTCATTCCCGACGGTGCCGGCCCGGAGATCACCGCCGACCAGATCATGGTGTCGACCGCCGACTACTTCGGGGTGAGCCTGGAGGACCTGCGCGGCCACTCGCGGTCGCGGGTGCTCGTCAACGCCCGCCAGGTGGCCATGTACCTGTGCCGCGAGCTGACCGACCTGTCGCTGCCCCGGATCGGGCAGGCGTTCGGCGGCCGGGACCACACCACCGTCATGCACGCCGACCGGAAGATCCGCCAGCAGATGGCCGAGCGGCGGTCGCTCTACAACCAGATCGCCGAGCTGACCAACCGGATCAAGCAGACCACCTGA
- a CDS encoding D-alanine--D-alanine ligase family protein — protein MGATSAENSVVTATTSDLHVLVLAGGLSYERDVSLRSGRRVLDALRAVGVEAELRDADVALLPALTADPPDAVVIALHGATGEDGSLRGVLDLCGVPYVGCDARASRLAWDKPSAKAVLREAGIPTPDWVALPHDRFSELGAVAVLDRIADRLGLPLMVKPAQGGSGLGAAVVRDAASLPAAMVGCFAYDPTALVERYVPGMDVAVSVIDLGDGPQALPPVEIVPRNGVYDYAARYTAGRTTWHTPARLDARATESVAEVALAAHNALGLRDLSRVDLIVDAAGQPHVLEVNVSPGMTETSLLPLAVQAAGLDFGEVLGTLVARAATR, from the coding sequence ATGGGTGCCACCTCTGCCGAGAACTCCGTCGTGACCGCAACCACCTCCGACCTGCATGTGCTGGTGCTGGCCGGCGGGCTCTCCTACGAACGGGACGTCTCCCTGCGGTCCGGTCGCCGGGTGCTCGACGCGCTGCGCGCCGTGGGGGTGGAGGCCGAACTGCGGGACGCCGACGTCGCCCTGCTGCCCGCTCTGACCGCCGATCCGCCGGACGCGGTGGTGATCGCCCTGCACGGGGCCACCGGCGAGGACGGTTCGCTGCGTGGCGTCCTCGACCTGTGCGGCGTGCCGTACGTGGGCTGCGACGCCCGCGCCTCCCGCCTGGCCTGGGACAAGCCCTCGGCCAAGGCGGTGCTCCGGGAGGCCGGCATTCCCACCCCCGACTGGGTGGCCCTGCCGCACGACCGGTTCAGCGAACTGGGGGCGGTCGCCGTGCTGGACCGTATCGCCGACCGGCTTGGCCTGCCGCTGATGGTGAAGCCCGCCCAGGGCGGTTCGGGGCTGGGCGCCGCAGTGGTACGGGACGCGGCGTCCCTGCCCGCCGCGATGGTCGGCTGCTTCGCGTACGACCCGACGGCGCTGGTGGAACGGTACGTCCCGGGGATGGACGTGGCCGTATCCGTGATCGACCTCGGTGACGGGCCGCAGGCGCTGCCGCCCGTGGAGATCGTGCCCCGCAACGGCGTGTACGACTACGCGGCCCGCTACACCGCCGGCCGCACCACCTGGCACACCCCCGCCCGGCTGGACGCCAGGGCGACCGAGTCGGTGGCGGAGGTGGCTCTGGCCGCGCACAACGCTCTGGGGCTGCGCGACCTCAGCCGCGTCGACCTGATCGTCGACGCGGCCGGGCAGCCGCACGTGCTGGAGGTCAACGTCTCGCCCGGCATGACCGAGACCTCACTGCTCCCGCTGGCGGTCCAGGCGGCTGGGCTGGACTTCGGCGAGGTGCTCGGCACCCTGGTCGCCCGCGCCGCGACCCGCTGA
- the rpmH gene encoding 50S ribosomal protein L34, with amino-acid sequence MSKRTYQPNNRRRAKTHGFRLRMRTRAGRAILSTRRAKGRTRLAA; translated from the coding sequence GTGAGCAAGCGCACCTACCAGCCGAACAACCGCCGGCGCGCGAAGACCCACGGCTTCCGGCTGCGCATGCGCACCCGTGCCGGCCGCGCCATCCTCTCGACCCGTCGCGCCAAGGGCCGCACCCGCCTGGCGGCCTGA
- the dnaN gene encoding DNA polymerase III subunit beta, giving the protein MKFRVERDALAEAVAWTAKSLPSRPSVPVLAGVMLRVTDGNLQVSGFDYEVSSQVTVEVQGDADGAALVSGRLLAEITKALPAKPVDIAAVGAHLELVCGSARFTLPTMPVEDYPTLPEMPASAGTIDAAAFAAAVAQVAVAAGRDETLPMMTGVRLELSGGTLAMLATDRYRLALREMEWNPDDPETSINALVPARTLHDTAKALGPLGGQVIMSLSQGAAGEGMIGFSGGTRRTTSRLLDGANYPPVRSLFPASHNAEARLAVATLIEVVKRVALVAERTTPVLLSFSVDGLVVEAGGTEEARASEAMEATFTGDPLTIGFNPQYLIDGLTNLGAQFAVLSFVDAFKPAVISPAGEDGEVIPGYRYLIMPIRVSR; this is encoded by the coding sequence ATGAAGTTCCGAGTGGAGCGCGACGCGCTCGCCGAGGCCGTGGCCTGGACCGCGAAGAGCCTGCCCAGCCGGCCGTCCGTGCCGGTGCTGGCCGGTGTGATGCTCCGTGTCACCGACGGCAACCTGCAGGTCTCCGGGTTCGACTACGAGGTCTCCAGCCAGGTGACCGTCGAGGTCCAGGGCGACGCCGACGGCGCCGCGCTCGTCTCCGGCCGGTTGCTCGCCGAGATCACCAAGGCCCTGCCCGCCAAGCCGGTGGACATCGCCGCCGTCGGGGCGCACCTGGAGCTGGTCTGCGGTAGTGCCCGGTTCACCCTGCCCACCATGCCGGTGGAGGACTACCCCACCCTGCCCGAGATGCCGGCCAGCGCCGGCACCATCGACGCGGCGGCCTTCGCCGCCGCCGTCGCCCAGGTCGCCGTGGCCGCCGGCCGGGACGAGACGCTGCCGATGATGACGGGCGTACGCCTCGAACTGTCCGGCGGAACCCTCGCCATGCTCGCCACCGACCGTTACCGGCTGGCGCTGCGCGAGATGGAGTGGAACCCGGACGACCCGGAAACCAGCATCAACGCGCTGGTGCCCGCCCGCACCCTGCACGACACCGCCAAGGCCCTGGGCCCGCTCGGCGGCCAGGTCATCATGTCGCTGTCCCAGGGCGCGGCCGGCGAGGGCATGATCGGCTTCTCCGGCGGCACCCGCCGAACCACCAGCCGGCTGCTCGACGGTGCCAACTACCCGCCGGTGCGCTCGCTCTTCCCGGCCAGCCACAACGCGGAGGCGCGGCTGGCCGTCGCCACCCTCATCGAGGTGGTCAAGCGCGTCGCCCTGGTGGCCGAACGCACCACCCCCGTGCTGCTCAGCTTCAGCGTCGACGGGCTGGTCGTCGAGGCCGGCGGCACCGAGGAGGCGCGGGCCAGCGAGGCCATGGAGGCCACCTTCACCGGCGACCCGCTCACCATCGGCTTCAACCCGCAGTACCTGATCGACGGCCTCACCAACCTCGGGGCCCAGTTCGCCGTGCTCTCGTTCGTCGACGCCTTCAAACCCGCCGTGATTTCACCTGCCGGCGAGGATGGCGAGGTCATCCCTGGGTACCGGTACCTCATCATGCCGATCCGCGTATCCCGCTGA
- a CDS encoding PLP-dependent aminotransferase family protein, giving the protein MTGTTLDDYTDRYARRVRGMTASEIRALFAVASRPEVVSLAGGAPYIAALPLDAVGEMLGRLGAEHGTTSLQYGIGQGTLELRERICEVMSLSGIDAACGASPEDVVVTVGGQQALDLVARLFLDPGDVVLAEGPTYVGALGVFQAAQAQVVHVPMDDDGLVPEALEAAIAEQARAGRRVKFLYTIPTYQNPTGVTLTEQRRERVLDICERAGLLVVEDDPYGQLGFEAEAPAPLRARRRDGVFYLSTFSKTFAPGLRVGWILAPHAVRDKLVIASEAQILCPSAYAQAAVATYLSTMPWREQLKVYREVYRERRDAMLSSLTDLMPAGTSWTTPGGGLFVWATLPDGLDSKAMMPRAIAARVAYVPGTGFYADGTGTGNMRLNFSFPSPERIREGVRRLAGVMEQDIAMRRVFGAVSRTGGRRGQAGSDAPGPDLA; this is encoded by the coding sequence GGTCTCCCTCGCCGGCGGTGCTCCCTACATCGCGGCGCTGCCCCTGGACGCGGTCGGCGAGATGCTCGGTCGGCTGGGCGCCGAACACGGCACCACCTCCCTCCAGTACGGCATCGGCCAGGGCACCCTCGAGCTGCGCGAACGGATCTGCGAGGTGATGTCGCTCTCCGGCATCGACGCGGCCTGCGGAGCCTCACCGGAGGACGTGGTGGTCACCGTCGGGGGTCAGCAGGCCCTCGACCTGGTGGCCCGCCTGTTCCTCGACCCGGGGGACGTGGTGCTCGCCGAGGGGCCGACCTACGTCGGCGCGCTCGGGGTCTTCCAGGCCGCCCAGGCGCAGGTCGTGCATGTGCCGATGGACGACGACGGGCTGGTTCCGGAGGCGCTGGAGGCAGCCATCGCCGAGCAGGCACGGGCCGGTCGACGGGTCAAGTTCCTCTACACCATCCCCACCTACCAGAACCCGACCGGCGTGACGCTGACCGAGCAGCGGCGGGAACGGGTGCTCGACATCTGCGAGCGCGCCGGTCTGCTCGTGGTCGAGGACGACCCGTACGGCCAGCTCGGTTTCGAGGCGGAGGCGCCGGCACCGTTGCGGGCCCGCCGCCGTGACGGGGTGTTCTACCTGAGCACCTTCTCCAAGACCTTCGCCCCCGGGCTGCGGGTCGGTTGGATCCTCGCCCCGCACGCCGTCCGCGACAAACTGGTGATCGCCAGCGAGGCGCAGATCCTCTGCCCCAGCGCGTACGCGCAGGCCGCCGTCGCCACCTACCTGAGCACCATGCCGTGGCGCGAGCAGCTGAAGGTCTACCGGGAGGTCTACCGGGAGCGACGCGACGCGATGCTCTCCTCGCTGACGGACCTGATGCCGGCCGGCACCAGCTGGACCACCCCGGGTGGCGGACTCTTCGTCTGGGCGACCCTGCCCGACGGGCTGGACTCGAAGGCGATGATGCCGCGCGCCATCGCCGCGCGGGTCGCCTACGTGCCGGGAACCGGCTTCTACGCCGACGGCACCGGCACCGGCAACATGCGCCTGAACTTCTCCTTCCCGTCGCCGGAGCGCATCCGTGAGGGCGTGCGCCGGCTCGCTGGCGTCATGGAACAGGACATCGCGATGCGGCGGGTGTTCGGTGCGGTGAGCCGGACGGGAGGCCGGCGGGGGCAGGCCGGTTCGGACGCCCCGGGTCCCGACTTGGCATGA
- the rnpA gene encoding ribonuclease P protein component produces the protein MLAAAQRLRRSTDFAAAVRGGRRAGRGAVVVHLTLPGTPDLTADLPTEPARSGAENPSAPTRAGFVVSKAVGPAVVRNKVRRRLRHLVRERLAGLPTGSTLVVRALPAAAEAAYPRLAADLDAALAAARTPRGRRSR, from the coding sequence GTGTTGGCCGCCGCACAGCGACTGCGGCGTAGCACAGACTTCGCCGCAGCGGTCCGGGGTGGCCGACGCGCCGGCCGCGGCGCAGTCGTCGTCCACCTGACCCTCCCCGGAACGCCCGACCTCACGGCAGACCTGCCGACGGAGCCGGCGCGCAGCGGTGCGGAGAACCCTTCCGCGCCCACCCGCGCCGGCTTCGTCGTGTCCAAGGCCGTCGGGCCGGCGGTGGTCCGCAACAAGGTCCGTCGCCGGTTGCGGCATCTGGTCCGGGAACGGCTCGCCGGGCTGCCGACCGGGAGCACCCTGGTGGTACGCGCCCTGCCGGCCGCAGCCGAGGCCGCGTACCCGCGCCTCGCCGCCGACCTCGACGCGGCGCTGGCCGCCGCGCGGACACCCCGGGGGCGGCGGTCGCGGTGA